A single genomic interval of Paracoccus contaminans harbors:
- a CDS encoding Do family serine endopeptidase has protein sequence MTYLTQSRRGLVASALALTLGLAPAFAQSPAPAPVPPAAGAPAQPQAGTAPAMPQNMPQTTTTPDQPMTGKVPEAANANAPVGTGASQGQGRQTGPDSFADVVAAVSPAVVNITTTAVVSRPVQQGPAFPEGSPFSDLFRDFGIPGPGRRGDSPFGGPMQQERSTALGSGFVISSDGFIVTNNHVIDGADEIEIEFYSGARLPAKLVGTDPTTDIAVLKVQADKPLPFLKFGDSDAARVGDWVLALGNPLGQGLSASSGIISAKSRALTGTYDDFIQTDAAINRGNSGGPLFNMQGEVVGVNTAILSPNGGSIGIGFSMASNVVSKVVDQLREFGETRRGWLGVKIQDVTPDIANSLGLAAEKGAMVTDVPAGPAADAGVQAGDVITRFAGGEVADTRDLVRRVADAPVGEAVDVTVQRAGKPVDLKITLGRRELADADERGEGEERGDPQSQQGDAVLGMTLSRLTPDLAARLRLPENSKGLVVEDVDAKSDAAAKGLQPGDVIVEAGQKPVATLGDLRGRVAEAKEAGRQSVLLLIRRGGEPRFLALSID, from the coding sequence ATGACGTATCTAACGCAATCAAGGCGCGGGCTGGTGGCCTCGGCACTGGCTTTGACGCTGGGGCTTGCGCCGGCCTTTGCGCAGTCGCCGGCACCGGCCCCGGTGCCTCCCGCCGCCGGCGCCCCGGCGCAGCCGCAGGCCGGCACTGCCCCGGCGATGCCGCAGAACATGCCCCAGACGACGACGACGCCGGATCAGCCGATGACGGGCAAGGTGCCCGAGGCGGCGAATGCAAACGCACCCGTTGGCACCGGCGCATCGCAGGGCCAGGGCCGGCAGACCGGCCCCGACAGCTTTGCCGACGTGGTGGCGGCGGTCAGCCCGGCGGTGGTGAACATCACCACGACTGCTGTGGTTTCGCGCCCGGTGCAGCAAGGGCCGGCCTTCCCCGAGGGCAGCCCCTTTTCGGACCTGTTCCGTGATTTCGGCATCCCCGGCCCCGGCAGGCGCGGCGATTCGCCCTTTGGCGGGCCGATGCAGCAGGAGCGTTCGACCGCGCTGGGTTCGGGCTTCGTGATCTCGTCCGACGGCTTCATCGTCACCAACAACCACGTCATCGACGGGGCCGACGAGATCGAGATCGAGTTCTATTCCGGCGCCCGGCTGCCGGCCAAGCTGGTCGGGACCGACCCCACCACCGACATCGCCGTTCTGAAGGTCCAGGCCGACAAGCCGCTGCCCTTCCTCAAGTTCGGGGACAGCGACGCGGCGCGGGTGGGCGACTGGGTGCTGGCGCTGGGGAACCCGCTGGGGCAGGGGCTGTCCGCCTCGTCCGGGATCATCTCGGCGAAAAGCCGGGCCCTGACCGGCACCTATGACGATTTCATCCAGACCGACGCGGCGATCAACCGCGGCAACTCGGGCGGGCCGCTGTTCAACATGCAGGGCGAGGTCGTGGGCGTGAACACGGCGATCCTGTCGCCCAATGGCGGCTCGATCGGGATCGGCTTCTCGATGGCCTCGAATGTGGTCTCCAAGGTCGTGGACCAGCTGCGCGAGTTCGGCGAGACGCGGCGCGGCTGGCTGGGCGTCAAGATCCAGGACGTGACGCCGGACATCGCCAATTCGCTGGGCCTGGCAGCGGAAAAGGGCGCCATGGTCACCGATGTGCCGGCCGGCCCGGCGGCGGATGCCGGGGTGCAGGCAGGCGACGTGATCACCCGCTTTGCCGGGGGCGAGGTGGCCGACACGCGCGATCTGGTGCGCCGGGTCGCCGATGCGCCGGTGGGCGAGGCGGTGGACGTGACCGTCCAGCGCGCCGGCAAGCCGGTCGATCTCAAGATCACGCTGGGGCGGCGCGAGCTGGCCGATGCCGATGAGCGTGGCGAGGGTGAGGAGCGGGGCGACCCGCAGAGCCAGCAAGGCGATGCGGTGCTGGGGATGACGCTGTCACGGCTGACGCCCGATCTTGCGGCGCGGCTGCGCCTTCCTGAAAACAGCAAGGGCCTTGTCGTCGAGGATGTGGACGCCAAGAGCGATGCGGCCGCCAAGGGGCTGCAGCCGGGCGATGTGATCGTCGAGGCGGGGCAGAAGCCTGTGGCGACGCTTGGCGATCTGCGCGGCCGCGTGGCCGAGGCCAAAGAGGCGGGCCGCCAGTCGGTGCTGCTGCTGATCCGCCGCGGGGGCGAGCCGCGTTTTCTGGCCCTGTCGATCGACTGA
- the hflC gene encoding protease modulator HflC, protein MRRAISFFALPLVVAVALLVTASVYIVDVREKALVLRFGEVVAVRQEPGLGFKLPLIDRVVRYDARILGLPTDPMEVTPLDDRRLVVDAFARWQIEDAVTFRRATGEGGIDFAQSRLAGILTNAIRGVLGSVPSTAVLSQDRTNLMGQIRDAARGEAEALGVQIIDVRLTRTDLPAQNLNATYARMRAEREREAADETARGGEAAQRVRAAADRTVVELTSDARRKAEIVRGEADAQRNAIYAEAFGKDPEFFAFTRSMTAYERALKGQNSSMVITPQGEFFSYLGAGDGAGASPVAVPPQVAAAVPANPAPTSEVAAQAAAQAAAAAAAAAETAARAEGGSASDTAAPVMQPSAPAPAPEATAPDAPAAASPGAAPPAAVPAN, encoded by the coding sequence ATGCGCCGTGCGATTTCCTTCTTTGCCCTGCCGCTTGTCGTGGCCGTGGCGCTGCTTGTGACGGCGTCGGTCTATATCGTGGATGTGCGGGAAAAGGCGCTGGTCCTGCGGTTCGGCGAGGTGGTCGCTGTCCGGCAGGAACCTGGCCTCGGGTTCAAGCTGCCGCTCATCGACCGGGTGGTGCGCTATGACGCGCGCATTCTCGGCCTGCCGACCGACCCGATGGAGGTCACGCCCCTCGACGATCGCCGCCTTGTCGTCGATGCCTTTGCGCGCTGGCAGATCGAGGATGCCGTCACCTTCCGCCGCGCAACGGGCGAGGGCGGGATCGACTTTGCCCAGAGCCGGCTGGCCGGCATCCTGACCAACGCGATCCGCGGCGTTCTCGGATCGGTGCCCTCGACGGCGGTGCTGTCGCAGGACCGCACCAACCTGATGGGCCAGATCCGAGACGCCGCGCGCGGCGAGGCCGAAGCCCTGGGCGTGCAGATCATCGACGTGCGGCTGACCCGGACCGATCTGCCGGCGCAGAACCTGAACGCGACCTATGCCCGGATGCGGGCCGAGCGCGAGCGCGAGGCGGCCGACGAAACCGCCCGCGGGGGCGAGGCGGCCCAGCGCGTGCGCGCCGCCGCCGACCGGACCGTGGTCGAGCTGACCTCGGATGCCCGCCGCAAGGCCGAGATCGTCCGCGGCGAGGCCGACGCCCAGCGCAACGCCATCTATGCCGAGGCCTTCGGCAAGGACCCCGAGTTCTTTGCCTTCACCCGCTCGATGACGGCTTACGAACGGGCGCTGAAGGGGCAGAACAGCTCGATGGTGATCACGCCGCAGGGCGAGTTCTTCAGCTATCTCGGCGCTGGTGATGGCGCGGGCGCCAGCCCGGTTGCTGTGCCCCCGCAGGTGGCCGCGGCCGTTCCCGCCAATCCCGCCCCGACCAGCGAGGTCGCGGCTCAGGCGGCGGCGCAGGCTGCAGCCGCCGCCGCGGCGGCTGCCGAAACCGCTGCCCGTGCCGAGGGTGGAAGCGCCAGCGATACCGCGGCGCCGGTGATGCAGCCCTCTGCACCTGCACCTGCACCTGAAGCTACGGCCCCTGATGCGCCTGCCGCAGCGTCCCCCGGCGCTGCGCCGCCGGCGGCTGTGCCCGCGAACTGA
- the hflK gene encoding FtsH protease activity modulator HflK, whose translation MAQGPWGGANDGDDERPARPQPPRPETPRPSGQQPQRPWGTGGSDQQPPPPGGRRPDQVPEIEELMRKGQDRLRVLIGGRDARGRTGGPRRPGPPSGLPRMDRSKWGIAALAGAVLWGIASFYQVDTGEKSVELLFGRPYAVRDEGANFAPWPFITRHIIAVTGERTIEIGTGRDALDSGLMLTRDQNIVDMSYQVVWNVSNPEQFLFNLADPEGTIRAVAESAMRDIVARSELAPILNRDRGQIARDAELAIQQTLDSYQAGINVVRVNLGRADPPAEVIDSFREVQAAQQERDKLEKEADAYANRVLANARGESAAMVEQAEAYRAQAVNDAQGEAARFNSVYDEYVKAPEVTRRRMYLETMERVLGGVNKVILEGDGAGGQGVVPYLPLDQLRPAGAAGQPAATGTAPAGLPASGAQAAGAGRAAATTGNAARGNN comes from the coding sequence ATGGCACAAGGACCTTGGGGCGGCGCAAACGATGGTGACGACGAACGTCCCGCCCGCCCGCAGCCCCCGCGCCCCGAAACGCCGCGCCCTTCCGGGCAGCAACCGCAGCGCCCCTGGGGGACCGGAGGCTCGGACCAGCAGCCGCCCCCGCCGGGCGGGCGTCGCCCCGACCAGGTTCCCGAGATCGAGGAACTGATGCGCAAGGGACAGGATCGCTTGCGTGTTCTGATCGGCGGGCGCGATGCGCGCGGGCGCACCGGCGGGCCGCGGCGGCCCGGCCCGCCCTCGGGCCTGCCGCGTATGGACCGGAGCAAATGGGGCATCGCCGCGCTGGCGGGTGCCGTCCTGTGGGGCATTGCCAGTTTTTACCAGGTGGATACGGGCGAGAAGTCGGTCGAACTGCTGTTCGGCCGCCCCTATGCCGTGCGCGACGAGGGAGCCAATTTCGCGCCCTGGCCCTTCATCACGCGCCACATCATCGCGGTGACGGGGGAACGCACGATCGAGATCGGCACGGGCCGGGATGCGCTTGACAGCGGCCTGATGCTGACCCGTGACCAGAACATCGTGGACATGAGCTATCAGGTCGTCTGGAATGTCTCGAACCCCGAGCAGTTCCTGTTCAACCTTGCCGATCCCGAGGGCACCATCCGCGCCGTGGCCGAAAGCGCGATGCGCGACATCGTGGCCCGGTCCGAGCTGGCCCCGATCCTCAACCGTGACCGCGGGCAGATCGCCCGTGATGCCGAACTGGCGATCCAGCAGACGCTGGACAGCTATCAGGCCGGCATCAACGTGGTGCGCGTCAACCTTGGCCGCGCCGATCCGCCGGCCGAGGTCATCGACAGCTTCCGCGAGGTCCAGGCCGCGCAGCAGGAACGCGACAAGCTGGAAAAGGAAGCCGATGCCTATGCCAACCGCGTCCTGGCCAATGCCCGCGGCGAATCCGCCGCCATGGTCGAGCAGGCCGAGGCCTATCGCGCCCAGGCCGTGAACGATGCGCAGGGCGAAGCGGCGCGCTTCAACTCGGTCTATGACGAATATGTCAAGGCGCCCGAGGTAACGCGGCGGCGGATGTATCTTGAAACCATGGAACGGGTGCTGGGCGGGGTGAACAAGGTGATCCTGGAAGGCGACGGGGCCGGCGGGCAGGGCGTCGTGCCCTATCTGCCGCTGGACCAGCTGCGCCCCGCAGGCGCAGCCGGACAGCCCGCGGCGACGGGAACCGCACCGGCCGGATTGCCGGCCTCGGGCGCCCAGGCCGCAGGTGCGGGCCGCGCCGCCGCAACGACGGGCAATGCCGCAAGGGGGAACAACTGA
- the gorA gene encoding glutathione-disulfide reductase yields MSFDYDLFVIGGGSGGVRAARIAASQHGAKVAIAEESRFGGTCVIRGCVPKKLMIFASTAPAAAAEARGYGWADAQAGEFDWPAFREKLRAELSRLEGLYEGGLVTAGVTLYRARARLDDHHTVVLSTGERFTARHILIAVGGRPSLPGIPGEELAMISDDLFEMERLPRRVLVVGGGFIACEYSTILNGLGCETTLCHRGDKVLRGFDGEGRTLVTHQLENIGVRLRLESAPTRLEREGDGLRVSFSDGGAESFDAVMLAVGRHPYTGGLGLENTGVRLGRRGEIVVDEWSQTSVPSIFAVGDVTDRVNLTPVAIREGHAFADTVFGAQPRRVDHGLIASAVYVRPHELGTVGLTEEEAAERGPIEVYEARFRPMRSLFAGSEARALMKLIVCTETRRVLGCHIFAPEAGEMIQLVAVAVGMGATKEQFDATVAVHPTLAEELVTMRAPVRRAGGATA; encoded by the coding sequence ATGAGCTTTGATTATGACCTGTTCGTGATCGGCGGCGGATCGGGCGGGGTGCGCGCGGCACGCATCGCGGCCAGCCAGCACGGCGCCAAGGTTGCCATCGCCGAGGAAAGCCGCTTTGGCGGCACCTGCGTCATTCGCGGCTGCGTGCCCAAGAAGCTGATGATCTTTGCCTCGACCGCCCCCGCCGCTGCCGCCGAGGCGCGCGGCTATGGCTGGGCAGATGCACAGGCGGGCGAATTCGACTGGCCCGCCTTCCGTGAAAAGCTGCGGGCCGAGCTGTCGCGCCTGGAAGGCTTGTACGAAGGCGGGCTGGTCACCGCCGGCGTGACGCTTTACCGCGCGCGTGCGCGGCTCGATGACCATCATACCGTCGTGCTTTCGACAGGCGAGCGGTTCACGGCGCGCCACATCCTGATCGCGGTCGGCGGGCGCCCCAGCCTGCCCGGCATCCCCGGCGAGGAACTGGCGATGATCTCGGACGACCTGTTCGAGATGGAGCGCCTGCCCCGCCGCGTCCTGGTCGTGGGCGGCGGCTTCATCGCCTGCGAATATTCGACCATCCTGAACGGGCTGGGATGCGAGACGACCTTGTGCCACCGGGGCGACAAGGTGCTGCGCGGCTTTGACGGCGAAGGCCGGACCCTGGTCACCCACCAGCTTGAAAACATCGGTGTGCGCCTGCGCCTTGAAAGCGCGCCGACCCGGCTCGAGCGCGAGGGGGACGGGCTCCGGGTCAGCTTTTCGGATGGCGGGGCCGAAAGCTTCGATGCCGTCATGCTGGCGGTGGGCCGCCATCCCTATACGGGCGGGCTGGGGCTGGAAAACACGGGCGTGCGCCTGGGCCGCCGCGGCGAGATCGTGGTGGACGAATGGTCGCAGACCTCGGTGCCCTCGATCTTTGCGGTGGGCGATGTCACCGACCGCGTGAACCTGACGCCCGTCGCCATCCGCGAAGGCCACGCCTTTGCCGACACGGTCTTCGGCGCGCAGCCCCGGCGCGTCGATCACGGCCTGATCGCCAGCGCCGTCTATGTCCGCCCCCATGAGCTGGGCACCGTCGGCCTGACCGAGGAGGAAGCCGCCGAACGCGGCCCGATCGAGGTCTACGAGGCGCGCTTTCGCCCCATGCGGTCGCTGTTTGCGGGGTCCGAGGCGCGGGCCCTGATGAAGCTGATCGTCTGCACCGAGACGCGCCGGGTGCTCGGCTGCCACATCTTCGCCCCCGAAGCGGGCGAGATGATCCAGCTGGTCGCCGTCGCCGTAGGGATGGGCGCCACCAAGGAACAGTTCGATGCGACGGTGGCGGTCCACCCCACACTGGCGGAGGAGCTGGTCACGATGCGCGCGCCCGTCCGCCGCGCGGGCGGTGCGACGGCCTGA
- the rpiA gene encoding ribose-5-phosphate isomerase RpiA — protein MTELSPTDAAKDAAARAAVALVQDGMRLGLGTGSTAVFMVHRLAARIRAEGLRLRCAATSRATCELAGRLGIAIEELDEIGWLDLTLDGADEIDPDLNLIKGGGGAHLREKITAAASDRMVVVADPAKVVEVLGAFHLPVEVTPFGVETTRIHIQRLLDAMGMTQRPMLLRQRDGAIFRTDEGNLILDLSLDRIADPAALGRGLNAIPGVVEHGLFLGMCHLALIGSPDGSVIELTRPEVSA, from the coding sequence ATGACCGAGCTTTCGCCCACCGATGCCGCCAAGGATGCCGCCGCGCGGGCGGCGGTGGCGCTGGTGCAGGACGGGATGCGGCTGGGCCTGGGGACCGGCTCGACCGCGGTGTTCATGGTCCACCGCCTGGCCGCGCGCATCCGGGCCGAAGGGCTGCGCCTGCGCTGCGCGGCGACCAGCCGGGCCACCTGCGAGCTGGCCGGGCGGCTGGGCATCGCCATCGAGGAACTGGACGAGATCGGCTGGCTTGACCTGACGCTGGACGGCGCCGACGAGATCGACCCCGACCTCAATCTCATCAAGGGGGGCGGGGGGGCGCATCTGCGCGAAAAGATCACCGCCGCGGCGTCGGACCGGATGGTGGTGGTCGCCGATCCGGCCAAGGTGGTCGAGGTGCTGGGCGCCTTTCACCTGCCAGTCGAGGTGACGCCCTTCGGGGTCGAGACGACGCGCATCCATATTCAGCGGCTGCTGGACGCGATGGGCATGACGCAGCGCCCGATGCTGCTGCGCCAGCGTGACGGGGCGATCTTCCGCACCGATGAGGGCAACCTGATCCTTGACCTGTCGCTGGACCGCATCGCCGATCCCGCCGCCCTGGGGCGCGGACTGAACGCCATCCCCGGCGTTGTGGAACACGGGCTGTTCCTGGGGATGTGCCATCTTGCACTGATCGGCAGCCCCGACGGGTCGGTCATCGAACTGACAAGACCCGAGGTGAGCGCATGA
- a CDS encoding bifunctional 2-C-methyl-D-erythritol 4-phosphate cytidylyltransferase/2-C-methyl-D-erythritol 2,4-cyclodiphosphate synthase — protein MIDPHMIAILITAAGRGSRMGGDLPKQWQPLGPGSVLARTVAAFAAFPRILVVVHPDDMVRAVDELGGRVTLVAGADTRAGSVRAGLETLEGSGITHVLIHDGARPLVGPEVIARVIEALDAGAQAAAPALPVTDALWRGEGSTVTAAMDRSGLYRAQTPQGFALGPILAAHRDGPADAADDVELARRHGMPVTIVPGDEDNLKLTWPQDMARARRIMGARMDVRLGNGYDVHAFGPGASVWLCGVEIAHGRGLVGHSDADVGMHALTDAIYGALAEGDIGRHFPPSDPQWKGAASAIFLRHAADLARARGFRIGNADVTLICERPKIGPHAAAMQARLADIMGIGPGRVSVKATTSERLGFTGREEGIAALATATLVGEG, from the coding sequence ATGATCGATCCTCACATGATTGCGATCCTCATCACCGCGGCGGGCCGGGGCAGCCGCATGGGCGGGGACCTGCCCAAGCAGTGGCAGCCCCTCGGGCCGGGCAGCGTGCTGGCCCGCACGGTGGCGGCCTTCGCGGCCTTTCCGCGCATCCTGGTCGTCGTCCACCCGGACGACATGGTCCGCGCGGTGGACGAGCTTGGGGGCCGCGTCACGCTGGTCGCCGGCGCCGACACCCGCGCGGGCAGCGTGCGCGCGGGGCTGGAAACGCTGGAAGGCTCGGGCATCACCCATGTGCTGATCCATGACGGCGCGCGGCCGCTGGTCGGCCCCGAGGTGATCGCCCGCGTGATCGAGGCGCTGGACGCGGGCGCGCAGGCCGCCGCCCCAGCCTTGCCCGTCACGGACGCGCTGTGGCGCGGCGAAGGCAGCACCGTCACCGCCGCCATGGACCGCAGCGGCCTTTACCGCGCGCAGACGCCGCAGGGCTTTGCGCTGGGGCCGATCCTTGCCGCCCACCGCGACGGGCCGGCGGATGCGGCCGACGACGTGGAGCTGGCCCGCCGCCACGGCATGCCCGTGACGATCGTGCCGGGGGACGAGGACAACCTGAAACTCACCTGGCCGCAGGACATGGCGCGCGCCAGACGGATCATGGGGGCGCGCATGGATGTGCGGCTGGGCAACGGCTATGACGTGCATGCCTTCGGGCCGGGCGCCAGTGTCTGGCTATGCGGGGTCGAGATCGCGCATGGTCGCGGGCTGGTGGGCCATTCCGATGCGGATGTGGGCATGCACGCCCTGACCGACGCCATCTACGGCGCGCTGGCCGAGGGCGACATCGGCCGTCATTTCCCCCCGTCGGACCCGCAGTGGAAGGGCGCGGCCTCGGCCATCTTCCTGCGGCACGCGGCCGATCTGGCCCGCGCACGCGGGTTCCGCATCGGCAACGCCGATGTGACGCTGATATGCGAGCGGCCCAAGATCGGCCCCCATGCCGCCGCCATGCAGGCGCGCCTGGCCGACATCATGGGGATCGGGCCGGGGCGCGTCAGCGTCAAGGCCACCACCTCGGAACGGCTGGGCTTTACCGGGCGCGAGGAAGGCATCGCCGCGCTCGCCACCGCAACGCTGGTGGGAGAAGGCTGA
- a CDS encoding phosphatidylglycerophosphatase A, protein MDGMIATVLGIGRLRPAPGTWGSAAALALGYGLHRAGHFPLVLAGTAAAILLGFWSVARFTAGMADKDRSEIVIDEVAGQLIALCATSGGFWFAGLPRDAMPWPGLVMPFLFFRLFDIWKPWLVGRADRRRDAAGVMLDDIWAGLFAAAASIAAAGIYHGVVMG, encoded by the coding sequence ATGGACGGCATGATCGCGACGGTGCTGGGGATCGGCCGGCTGCGCCCCGCGCCGGGGACATGGGGTTCGGCCGCCGCGCTTGCGCTGGGTTACGGGCTGCACCGGGCGGGGCATTTCCCGCTGGTGCTGGCGGGCACCGCGGCGGCGATCCTGCTGGGCTTCTGGTCGGTGGCACGCTTCACCGCCGGGATGGCCGACAAGGACCGCAGCGAGATTGTCATCGACGAGGTTGCCGGCCAGTTGATCGCCCTGTGCGCGACCTCGGGCGGGTTCTGGTTTGCCGGGCTGCCGCGGGACGCGATGCCATGGCCGGGCCTGGTCATGCCGTTCCTGTTCTTTCGCCTGTTCGACATCTGGAAGCCCTGGCTGGTCGGCCGGGCCGACCGGCGCCGCGACGCGGCCGGGGTGATGCTGGATGACATCTGGGCCGGACTGTTCGCCGCCGCCGCATCGATCGCGGCGGCCGGGATCTATCATGGCGTGGTGATGGGATGA
- a CDS encoding CinA family protein: MSGRNPDDLNALARRVIAAAQDRGVMLAAAESCTGGMLSAALTDIPGCSAALDRAFVTYSNQAKVQMLGVSQQALDDHGAVSPQVAAQMAAGALKRSGAGLAVSITGIAGPGGSESKPEGRVCFGVASVDGLRTETMEFGALGRDGVRRASTAHAMTMILAALGN; encoded by the coding sequence ATGAGCGGACGAAACCCCGATGATCTGAACGCCCTAGCCCGGCGGGTGATCGCCGCGGCGCAGGACCGGGGCGTGATGCTGGCGGCCGCGGAAAGCTGCACGGGCGGGATGCTGTCGGCGGCGCTGACCGACATTCCGGGATGTTCGGCCGCATTGGACCGGGCCTTTGTGACCTATTCGAACCAGGCCAAGGTGCAGATGCTGGGGGTCAGCCAGCAGGCGCTGGACGATCACGGGGCGGTCAGCCCGCAGGTCGCCGCGCAGATGGCCGCCGGGGCGCTTAAGCGGTCGGGCGCGGGACTGGCCGTGTCGATCACGGGCATCGCGGGGCCGGGCGGGTCAGAAAGCAAGCCCGAGGGCCGCGTCTGTTTCGGCGTCGCCAGCGTGGACGGCCTGCGGACCGAAACGATGGAATTCGGCGCCCTGGGCCGCGACGGCGTGCGCCGCGCGTCGACGGCCCATGCGATGACGATGATCCTGGCCGCGCTGGGCAACTGA
- a CDS encoding threonine aldolase family protein, translating into MNFGSDNSSGVHPRIMAALAAANDGSAPSYGRDALTEGAAGRLREIFEAPDAAVFLVGTGTGSNALALAQLCPPWGRIFCHETAHIETSESGGPAWMAGGASLALTPGAWGRMTPQALAARIADYPQVDEHDGRNAVLSITNATEWGTVHDAASVAGLCAVARGAGMAVHVDGARFANAVAATGASPAALTWRAGVDALSLGGTKNGCLALEAVVFFDPARAQDFAFRRMRAGHLWSKHRFLAAQALAWLEGGLWLDLARHANAAAAELAAGLRNSGHAPLAPVEANEVFVRLPRAVIARARAAGLRAADWPAAGDDEDRGTIRLVTGWTTTAEEIAALLAVL; encoded by the coding sequence ATGAACTTCGGGTCGGACAACAGCTCGGGCGTGCATCCGCGCATCATGGCGGCGCTCGCGGCGGCCAATGACGGGTCCGCCCCCTCCTATGGGCGCGATGCGCTGACCGAAGGCGCGGCCGGGCGCCTGCGCGAGATCTTCGAGGCCCCGGATGCGGCGGTGTTCCTGGTCGGCACGGGCACGGGGTCCAATGCGCTGGCGCTGGCGCAGCTCTGCCCGCCATGGGGCCGCATCTTCTGCCATGAGACGGCGCATATCGAGACATCGGAAAGCGGCGGTCCGGCCTGGATGGCGGGCGGCGCGTCGCTGGCGCTGACGCCGGGGGCATGGGGGCGGATGACGCCGCAGGCCCTGGCCGCGCGGATCGCGGATTATCCGCAGGTGGACGAACATGACGGGCGCAACGCCGTGCTGTCGATCACCAATGCGACCGAATGGGGAACGGTGCATGACGCGGCCTCGGTCGCGGGGCTGTGCGCCGTCGCGCGGGGCGCAGGCATGGCGGTACATGTCGATGGCGCGCGCTTTGCCAATGCGGTTGCGGCGACGGGCGCATCGCCCGCGGCGCTGACATGGCGCGCGGGGGTCGATGCGCTGTCGCTGGGGGGCACCAAGAACGGCTGCCTTGCGCTTGAGGCGGTCGTGTTCTTCGATCCCGCGCGGGCGCAGGATTTCGCCTTTCGCCGGATGCGGGCGGGGCATCTGTGGTCCAAGCACCGCTTTCTGGCCGCGCAGGCGCTGGCCTGGCTGGAGGGCGGGCTGTGGCTTGATCTGGCGCGCCATGCCAATGCCGCCGCCGCCGAGCTGGCCGCCGGCCTGCGCAATTCGGGCCATGCGCCGCTGGCCCCGGTCGAGGCAAACGAAGTCTTCGTGCGCCTGCCGCGCGCGGTCATCGCCCGCGCCCGTGCGGCCGGGCTGCGTGCGGCCGACTGGCCGGCGGCCGGCGATGACGAGGATCGGGGCACGATCCGGCTGGTGACCGGCTGGACCACCACGGCAGAGGAGATCGCCGCCCTGCTGGCGGTGCTTTGA
- a CDS encoding YcgN family cysteine cluster protein: MRDRFWELPLADLSAAEWEALCDGCGKCCLNKIEYEDDGSVEFTRVACRLLDGQSCRCASYPNRHDFVPDCVVLTPAKLREIAWWLPATCAYRLRAEGKPLYAWHHLVSGDPEAIHRAGVSVRGWTVSELAVSEEDWDQHVIEDLS, encoded by the coding sequence ATGCGCGACCGTTTCTGGGAACTGCCGCTGGCCGATCTGTCCGCCGCCGAATGGGAGGCGCTGTGCGACGGCTGCGGGAAATGCTGCCTGAACAAGATCGAATACGAGGATGACGGCAGCGTCGAATTCACCCGCGTCGCCTGCCGCCTGCTCGACGGGCAAAGCTGCCGCTGTGCGTCCTATCCGAACCGCCATGATTTCGTTCCCGATTGCGTGGTGCTGACGCCGGCAAAGCTGCGCGAGATCGCCTGGTGGCTGCCGGCGACCTGCGCCTATCGCCTGCGGGCCGAGGGCAAGCCGCTTTACGCCTGGCACCATCTTGTTTCGGGCGATCCCGAGGCAATCCACCGGGCGGGTGTTTCGGTCAGGGGCTGGACGGTCAGCGAACTGGCGGTCAGCGAGGAGGACTGGGACCAGCATGTCATCGAGGATCTGTCATGA